A portion of the Vulpes vulpes isolate BD-2025 chromosome 5, VulVul3, whole genome shotgun sequence genome contains these proteins:
- the PPP1CA gene encoding serine/threonine-protein phosphatase PP1-alpha catalytic subunit, with the protein MSDSEKLNLDSIIGRLLEVQGSRPGKNVQLTENEIRGLCLKSREIFLSQPILLELEAPLKICGDIHGQYYDLLRLFEYGGFPPESNYLFLGDYVDRGKQSLETICLLLAYKIKYPENFFLLRGNHECASINRIYGFYDECKRRYNIKLWKTFTDCFNCLPIAAIVDEKIFCCHGGLSPDLQSMEQIRRIMRPTDVPDQGLLCDLLWSDPDKDVQGWGENDRGVSFTFGAEVVAKFLHKHDLDLICRAHQVVEDGYEFFAKRQLVTLFSAPNYCGEFDNAGAMMSVDETLMCSFQILKPADKNKGKYGQFSGLNPGGRPITPPRNSAKAKK; encoded by the exons ATGTCCGACAGTGAGAAGCTCAACCTGGACTCCATCATCGGGCGCCTGCTGGAAG TGCAGGGCTCGCGGCCTGGAAAGAATGTACAGCTAACAGAGAACGAGATCCGTGGTCTGTGCCTCAAATCACGGGAGATTTTCCTGAGCCAGCCCATTCTTTTGGAGCTGGAGGCACCCCTCAAGATCTGCG GTGACATCCATGGCCAGTACTACGACCTTCTGCGGCTCTTCGAGTATGGTGGCTTCCCTCCAGAGAGCAACTACCTCTTCCTGGGGGACTACGTGGACCGGGGCAAGCAGTCTTTGGAAACCATCTGCTTGCTGCTGGCCTATAAGATCAAGTACCCCGAAAACTTCTTCCTGCTCCGTGGGAACCATGAGTGTGCTAGCATCAACCGCATCTATGGCTTCTACGATGAGT GCAAGAGACGCTACAATATTAAACTGTGGAAGACCTTTACTGACTGCTTCAACTGCCTGCCCATTGCTGCCATCGTGGATGAGAAGATCTTCTGCTGCCATGGAG gcctgTCCCCAGACCTGCAGTCCATGGAGCAGATTCGGCGTATCATGCGGCCTACAGACGTGCCAGACCAGGGCCTGCTGTGCGACCTGCTGTGGTCTGACCCTGACAAGGACGTGCAGGGCTGGGGCGAGAATGACCGTGGTGTCTCCTTTACCTTTGGGGCTGAGGTAGTGGCCAAATTCCTGCACAAGCACGACTTGGACCTCATCTGCCGGGCACACCAG GTGGTAGAAGATGGCTATGAATTCTTTGCCAAGCGGCAGCTGGTGACTCTCTTCTCGGCTCCCAACTACTGTGGCGAGTTTGACAATGCAGGCGCCATGATGAGTGTGGATGAGACACTCATGTGCTCCTTCCAG ATCCTCAAGCCCGCTGACAAGAACAAGGGGAAATACGGGCAATTCAGTGGCTTGAACCCTGGAGGCCGGCCCATCACCCCACCCCGCAACTCCGCCAAAGCCAAGAAATAG
- the TBC1D10C gene encoding carabin isoform X1, which yields MGAQAPGWSEAASHTGSPHILQPVVAWVWGTMAQALGEDLVQPFELQDDSSSLGSDSELSGPGPYRQADRYGFIGGSSAEPGPGHPPADLIRQREMKWVEMTSHWEKTMSRRYKKVKMQCRKGIPSALRARCWPLLCGAHVCQKNSPGTYQELAEAPGDPQWMETISRDLHRQFPLHEMFVSPQGHGQQGLLQVLKAYTLHRPEQGYCQAQGPVAAVLLMHLPPEEAFWCLVQICEVYLPGYYGPHMEAVQLDAEVFMALLRRLLPRVHKHLQQVGVGPLLYLPEWFLCLFARSLPFPIVLRVWDAFLSEGVKVLFRVGLTLVRLALGTTEQRLACPGLLETLGALRAIPPTQLQEEVFMSQVHSMALSEQDLQREIRVQLARLPESTSGPPPRPQARLPGAQAIFEAQQLAGAQGAAKPEVPRIVVQPPEEPRPPRRKPQTRGKTFHGLLTRSRGPPIEGPPRSHRGSTSFLDTRF from the exons ATGGGAGCTCAGGCCCCAGGCTGGTCAGAAGCTGCCTCTCACACTGGCTCTCCCCACATCTTGCAGCCTGTGGTAGCTTGGGTCTGGGGCACCatggcccaggccctgggggaggaCCTGGTACAACCTTTCGAGCTGCAGGATGACTCAAGCTCTTTGGGGTCCGACTCAGAGCTGAGTGGGCCTGGCCCATATCGCCAGGCTGATCGCTATGGCTTCATTGGGGGCAGCTCAGCAGAGCCAGG GCCAGGTCACCCTCCTGCAGACCTTATCCGCCAGCGGGAGATGAAGTGGGTGGAGATGACCTCACACTGGGAGAAAACCATGTCTCGGCGGTACAAGAAG GTCAAGATGCAGTGCCGGAAAGGCATCCCCTCAGCTCTCCGGGCCCGCTGCTGGCCCCTGTTGTGTGGAGCCCATGTATGTCAGAAGAACAGCCCTGGCACCTATCAG GAACTGGCCGAGGCCCCTGGAGACCCACAGTGGATGGAGACCATCAGCAGGGACCTGCACCGCCAGTTCCCCCTACATGAAATGTTTGTGTCACCTCAGGGTCACGG GCAGCAGGGGCTCCTGCAGGTCTTGAAGGCCTATACGCTGCATCGGCCGGAACAGGGCTACTGTCAGGCCCAGGGTCCTGTGGCTGCCGTGCTACTCATGCATCTGCCCCCAGAG GAGGCCTTCTGGTGCCTGGTACAGATCTGCGAGGTCTACCTCCCCGGCTACTACGGGCCCCACATG GAGGCCGTCCAGCTGGATGCTGAGGTGTTCATGGCCCTGCTTCGGCGGCTGCTCCCTCGCGTGCACAAGCATCTGCAGCAGGTGGGCGTTGGGCCTCTGCTCTACCTGCCCGAATGGTTCCTGTGCCTCTTCGCCCGCTCCCTGCCTTTCCCCATCGTGCTGCGCGTCTGGGACGCCTTCCTCAGTGAGG GTGTGAAGGTCCTGTTCCGTGTGGGGCTGACGCTGGTGCGCCTGGCGCTGGGTACCACAGAACAACGCCTGGCCTGCCCAGGGCTCCTGGAGACCCTCGGTGCGCTACGAGCCATCCCCCCAACCCAGCTGCAGGAGGAGGTCTTCATGTCCCAG GTGCACAGCATGGCCCTGTCTGAGCAGGACCTGCAGCGGGAGATCAGGGTCCAGCTGGCCCGGCTGCCTGAGTCGACGTCCGGGCCTCCCCCCAGGCCTCAGGCCCGCCTGCCTGGGGCCCAAGCCATCTTTGAGGCCCAGCAGCTGGCAGGGGCACAGGGGGCTGCTAAGCCCGAGGTGCCTCGAATAGTGGTGCAGCCCCCAGAGGAGCCCAGGCCACCACGGCGCAAGCCCCAGACCCGAGGCAAGACTTTCCACGGGCTCCTGACTCGGTCCAGGGGTCCTCCTATTGAGGGCCCCCCCAGGTCTCATCGAGGCTCCACATCCTTCCTGGATACCCGATTCTGA
- the TBC1D10C gene encoding carabin isoform X2 → MGAQAPGWSEAASHTGSPHILQPVVAWVWGTMAQALGEDLVQPFELQDDSSSLGSDSELSGPGPYRQADRYGFIGGSSAEPGPGHPPADLIRQREMKWVEMTSHWEKTMSRRYKKVKMQCRKGIPSALRARCWPLLCGAHVCQKNSPGTYQELAEAPGDPQWMETISRDLHRQFPLHEMFVSPQGHGQQGLLQVLKAYTLHRPEQGYCQAQGPVAAVLLMHLPPEEAVQLDAEVFMALLRRLLPRVHKHLQQVGVGPLLYLPEWFLCLFARSLPFPIVLRVWDAFLSEGVKVLFRVGLTLVRLALGTTEQRLACPGLLETLGALRAIPPTQLQEEVFMSQVHSMALSEQDLQREIRVQLARLPESTSGPPPRPQARLPGAQAIFEAQQLAGAQGAAKPEVPRIVVQPPEEPRPPRRKPQTRGKTFHGLLTRSRGPPIEGPPRSHRGSTSFLDTRF, encoded by the exons ATGGGAGCTCAGGCCCCAGGCTGGTCAGAAGCTGCCTCTCACACTGGCTCTCCCCACATCTTGCAGCCTGTGGTAGCTTGGGTCTGGGGCACCatggcccaggccctgggggaggaCCTGGTACAACCTTTCGAGCTGCAGGATGACTCAAGCTCTTTGGGGTCCGACTCAGAGCTGAGTGGGCCTGGCCCATATCGCCAGGCTGATCGCTATGGCTTCATTGGGGGCAGCTCAGCAGAGCCAGG GCCAGGTCACCCTCCTGCAGACCTTATCCGCCAGCGGGAGATGAAGTGGGTGGAGATGACCTCACACTGGGAGAAAACCATGTCTCGGCGGTACAAGAAG GTCAAGATGCAGTGCCGGAAAGGCATCCCCTCAGCTCTCCGGGCCCGCTGCTGGCCCCTGTTGTGTGGAGCCCATGTATGTCAGAAGAACAGCCCTGGCACCTATCAG GAACTGGCCGAGGCCCCTGGAGACCCACAGTGGATGGAGACCATCAGCAGGGACCTGCACCGCCAGTTCCCCCTACATGAAATGTTTGTGTCACCTCAGGGTCACGG GCAGCAGGGGCTCCTGCAGGTCTTGAAGGCCTATACGCTGCATCGGCCGGAACAGGGCTACTGTCAGGCCCAGGGTCCTGTGGCTGCCGTGCTACTCATGCATCTGCCCCCAGAG GAGGCCGTCCAGCTGGATGCTGAGGTGTTCATGGCCCTGCTTCGGCGGCTGCTCCCTCGCGTGCACAAGCATCTGCAGCAGGTGGGCGTTGGGCCTCTGCTCTACCTGCCCGAATGGTTCCTGTGCCTCTTCGCCCGCTCCCTGCCTTTCCCCATCGTGCTGCGCGTCTGGGACGCCTTCCTCAGTGAGG GTGTGAAGGTCCTGTTCCGTGTGGGGCTGACGCTGGTGCGCCTGGCGCTGGGTACCACAGAACAACGCCTGGCCTGCCCAGGGCTCCTGGAGACCCTCGGTGCGCTACGAGCCATCCCCCCAACCCAGCTGCAGGAGGAGGTCTTCATGTCCCAG GTGCACAGCATGGCCCTGTCTGAGCAGGACCTGCAGCGGGAGATCAGGGTCCAGCTGGCCCGGCTGCCTGAGTCGACGTCCGGGCCTCCCCCCAGGCCTCAGGCCCGCCTGCCTGGGGCCCAAGCCATCTTTGAGGCCCAGCAGCTGGCAGGGGCACAGGGGGCTGCTAAGCCCGAGGTGCCTCGAATAGTGGTGCAGCCCCCAGAGGAGCCCAGGCCACCACGGCGCAAGCCCCAGACCCGAGGCAAGACTTTCCACGGGCTCCTGACTCGGTCCAGGGGTCCTCCTATTGAGGGCCCCCCCAGGTCTCATCGAGGCTCCACATCCTTCCTGGATACCCGATTCTGA
- the TBC1D10C gene encoding carabin isoform X3, with product MAQALGEDLVQPFELQDDSSSLGSDSELSGPGPYRQADRYGFIGGSSAEPGPGHPPADLIRQREMKWVEMTSHWEKTMSRRYKKVKMQCRKGIPSALRARCWPLLCGAHVCQKNSPGTYQELAEAPGDPQWMETISRDLHRQFPLHEMFVSPQGHGQQGLLQVLKAYTLHRPEQGYCQAQGPVAAVLLMHLPPEEAFWCLVQICEVYLPGYYGPHMEAVQLDAEVFMALLRRLLPRVHKHLQQVGVGPLLYLPEWFLCLFARSLPFPIVLRVWDAFLSEGVKVLFRVGLTLVRLALGTTEQRLACPGLLETLGALRAIPPTQLQEEVFMSQVHSMALSEQDLQREIRVQLARLPESTSGPPPRPQARLPGAQAIFEAQQLAGAQGAAKPEVPRIVVQPPEEPRPPRRKPQTRGKTFHGLLTRSRGPPIEGPPRSHRGSTSFLDTRF from the exons atggcccaggccctgggggaggaCCTGGTACAACCTTTCGAGCTGCAGGATGACTCAAGCTCTTTGGGGTCCGACTCAGAGCTGAGTGGGCCTGGCCCATATCGCCAGGCTGATCGCTATGGCTTCATTGGGGGCAGCTCAGCAGAGCCAGG GCCAGGTCACCCTCCTGCAGACCTTATCCGCCAGCGGGAGATGAAGTGGGTGGAGATGACCTCACACTGGGAGAAAACCATGTCTCGGCGGTACAAGAAG GTCAAGATGCAGTGCCGGAAAGGCATCCCCTCAGCTCTCCGGGCCCGCTGCTGGCCCCTGTTGTGTGGAGCCCATGTATGTCAGAAGAACAGCCCTGGCACCTATCAG GAACTGGCCGAGGCCCCTGGAGACCCACAGTGGATGGAGACCATCAGCAGGGACCTGCACCGCCAGTTCCCCCTACATGAAATGTTTGTGTCACCTCAGGGTCACGG GCAGCAGGGGCTCCTGCAGGTCTTGAAGGCCTATACGCTGCATCGGCCGGAACAGGGCTACTGTCAGGCCCAGGGTCCTGTGGCTGCCGTGCTACTCATGCATCTGCCCCCAGAG GAGGCCTTCTGGTGCCTGGTACAGATCTGCGAGGTCTACCTCCCCGGCTACTACGGGCCCCACATG GAGGCCGTCCAGCTGGATGCTGAGGTGTTCATGGCCCTGCTTCGGCGGCTGCTCCCTCGCGTGCACAAGCATCTGCAGCAGGTGGGCGTTGGGCCTCTGCTCTACCTGCCCGAATGGTTCCTGTGCCTCTTCGCCCGCTCCCTGCCTTTCCCCATCGTGCTGCGCGTCTGGGACGCCTTCCTCAGTGAGG GTGTGAAGGTCCTGTTCCGTGTGGGGCTGACGCTGGTGCGCCTGGCGCTGGGTACCACAGAACAACGCCTGGCCTGCCCAGGGCTCCTGGAGACCCTCGGTGCGCTACGAGCCATCCCCCCAACCCAGCTGCAGGAGGAGGTCTTCATGTCCCAG GTGCACAGCATGGCCCTGTCTGAGCAGGACCTGCAGCGGGAGATCAGGGTCCAGCTGGCCCGGCTGCCTGAGTCGACGTCCGGGCCTCCCCCCAGGCCTCAGGCCCGCCTGCCTGGGGCCCAAGCCATCTTTGAGGCCCAGCAGCTGGCAGGGGCACAGGGGGCTGCTAAGCCCGAGGTGCCTCGAATAGTGGTGCAGCCCCCAGAGGAGCCCAGGCCACCACGGCGCAAGCCCCAGACCCGAGGCAAGACTTTCCACGGGCTCCTGACTCGGTCCAGGGGTCCTCCTATTGAGGGCCCCCCCAGGTCTCATCGAGGCTCCACATCCTTCCTGGATACCCGATTCTGA
- the CARNS1 gene encoding carnosine synthase 1 isoform X2, with translation MPRSLLYKAEPPAPRCAAATAATAATAATEPPSLCSTPARLPRRAAAALQLSLDALGPEWDCPLGSKDLEEEEGPWGGGSGLPPLGCFPGTWRHDVGLDCKGSLEGAEARAWTVYYYSLLQSCLQQAGLPETQDRSHVPRTGYPGAEVTLCILGSPSTFLSVLLEGGVQSPGNMLLCLSPAWLTKVPAPGQPGEAILLVSKAVSFHPGGLTFLDDFVPPRRATYFLAGLGPGPGRGREAAELARDLTCPTGASAELARLLEDRLLTRRLLAQQGSVAVPATLAFTYKPPALLRGGDASPGLRLVELSGKEGQETLVKEEVGAFLHSEALGDALQVAVKLSGWRWRGQQALHLYPRVELGTVVDTVLALLEKLEEEESVLVEAVCPPARLPFPGSPPPGPGLAVRICAVVCRTQGDKPLLSKVVCSVGREDRPLRHQSSLPQTLEVALAWCGLGETAQVAVVRQRVKAAAEAALAAVLALEAGLSSEQRGGRRARTDFLGVDFALTVAGRTLTPVALELNGCLCLEACGALEGLWAARSAAAEAAAAAPIVETMLRSSARYLMEGKQLLLIGAGGVSKKFVWEAARDYGLKLHLVESDPNHFASQLVHTFIHFDVTEHRRDEENARLLAELVRARGLQLDGCFSYWDDCLVLTALLCQELGLPCSPPAAMRLAKQKSCTQLHLLRCHGPPWPAPSLHAVPCCPLESEADVEKAVHQVPLPGVMKLEFGAGAVGVRLVEDAPQCHEHFSRISRDLQGEADHPGIGLGWGNAMLLMEFVEGTEHDVDLVLFGGRLLAAFVSDNGPTRLPGFTETAACMPTGLAAEQEAQLVQAAFRCCLGCGLLDGVFNVELKLTVAGPKLIEINPRMGGFYLRDWILELYGVDLLLAAAMVACGLRPALPMHPRARGHLVGVMCLMSQHLQVLSSTASRESLQALHDQGLVRFNLLEEVLVPGEYEEPYCSVACTGSSLAEARLRLLGLCQGLGIDGPHYPVAYFLSHFK, from the exons ATGCCCCGGTCGCTTCTATATAAAGCGGAGCCACCCGCGCCCCGCTGTGCCGCCGCCACCGCTGCCACCGCTGCCACCGCTGCCACTGAGCCGCCGTCGCTCTGCTCCacgcctgcccgcctgccccgCCGAGCCGCTGCCGCCCTCCAG CTCTCCCTGGATGCACTGGGTCCCGAGTGGGACTGCCCCCTGGGGTCCAAGgacctggaggaagaggagggcccATGGGGAGGAGGCTCTGGCCTGCCACCCCTCGGTTGCTTCCCTGGCACCTGGCGCCACGATGTAGGCCTGGACTGCAAAGGCTCCCTTGAGGGGGCGGAGGCCCGGGCCTGGACCGTCTACTACTACAGCCTCCTGCAGAGCTGTCTGCAGCAAGCTGGCCTTCCGGAGACCCAGGACCGCAGCCATGTGCCCCGTACAG GCTACCCTGGTGCGGAGGTGACCTTATGCATTCTGGGCTCCCCCAGTACCTTTCTGTCTGTGCTGCTGGAGGGTGGGGTCCAGAGCCCGG GAAACATGCTCCTTTGCCTGTCCCCTGCTTGGCTGACGAAGGTGCCAGCACCTGGACAGCCGGGCGAGGCGATCCTGCTGGTCTCTAAGGCTGTGAGCTTCCATCCAGGGGGCCTGACATTCTTGGATGACTTTGTCCCCCCACGCCGAGCCACCTACTTTCTGGCGGGCCTGGGGCCGGGACCTGGCAGGGGTCGAGAGGCAGCTGAACTTGCCCGTGACCTGACCTGCCCCACAGGAGCCTCGGCTGAGCTGGCGAGGCTCTTGGAGGACAGGCTGCTGACAAGGAGACTGCTGGCTCAGCAGGGTAGTGTGGCTGTGCCAGCTACCCTGGCTTTCACCTATAAGCCACCAGCACTGCTGCGGGGAGGGGATGCCAGCCCAGGACTACGGCTGGTGGAGCTGAGCGGCAAAGAGGGCCAGGAGACGCTGGTGAAGGAGGAAGTTGGGGCCTTTCTGCACTCTGAGGCCCTGGGGGATGCCCTGCAG GTGGCTGTGAAGCTCAGTGGCTGGCGCTGGCGGGGGCAGCAGGCACTGCATCTGTACCCACGAGTAGAGCTGGGGACAGTGGTCGACACCGTGCTGGCGCTGCTagagaaactggaagaggaagagagtgtCCTGGTGGAGGCTGTGTGCCCACCTGCCCGGCTGCCCTTCCCAG GCAGTCCCCCACCTGGCCCCGGGCTGGCTGTGCGGATCTGTGCTGTGGTATGTCGCACACAGGGTGACAAGCCCCTGCTGAGCAAG GTGGTGTGCAGCGTGGGCCGTGAGGACCGGCCTCTGCGGCACCAGAGCTCCTTGCCACAGACGCTGGAGGTGGCACTGGCCTGGTGCGGCCTGGGTGAGACAGCGCAGGTGGCGGTCGTGCGGCAGCGCGTCAAGGCAGCGGCCGAGGCCGCGCTGGCCGCCGTGCTGGCCCTGGAGGCCGGCCTGAGCTCTGAGCAGCGCGGCGGGCGCCGGGCCCGCACCGACTTCCTCG GCGTGGACTTCGCGCTGACGGTGGCAGGCCGCACGCTGACCCCCGTGGCCCTGGAGCTGAACGGCTGCCTGTGTCTGGAGGCATGCGGCGCGCTCGAGGGGCTATGGGCCGCGCGGTCGGctgcggcggaggcggcggcggccgcgccgATCGTGGAGACCATGCTGCGGAGCTCGGCGCGCTACCTCATGGAGGGCAAGCAGCTGCTGCTAATCGGCGCGGGCGGCGTCAGCAAGAAGTTCGTGTGGGAGGCAGCGCGAGACTACGGGCTCaag TTGCACCTGGTGGAGTCAGACCCCAACCACTTTGCATCCCAGCTGGTGCACACTTTCATCCACTTTGATGTGACGGAGCACCGGAGGGATGAAGAGAACGCAAGGTTGCTGGCAGAACTGGTGCGGGCACGTGGCCTGCAGTTAGATGGCTGCTTCTCCTACTGGGATGACTGCCTTGTGCTCACGGCCTTGCTCTGCCAGGAGCTGGGTCTGCCCTGCAGCCCACCGGCTGCCATGCGCTTGGCCAAGCAGAAGAGTTGCACCCAGCTGCACCTGTTGCGCTGCCATGGCCCACCCTGGCCTGCGCCCTCCCTCCACGCTGTGCCCTGTTGCCCGCTGGAGAGTGAAGCTGATGTGGAGAAGGCCGTCCATCAGGTGCCCCTGCCAGGTGTCATGAAGCTGGAATTTGGGGCAGGTGCAGTGGGTGTGCGGCTGGTGGAGGATGCACCGCAGTGCCATGAACATTTTTCCCGGATCTCTCGCGACCTGCAGGGTGAAGCTGACCACCCTGGCattgggctgggctggggcaaTGCCATGCTGCTGATGGAGTTCGTTGAGGGCACTGAGCATGATGTGGACCTGGTGTTGTTTGGTGGGCGACTGTTGGCTGCCTTCGTCTCCGACAATGGCCCCACAAGGCTGCCTGGCTTCACTGAGACGGCAGCCTGCATGCCCACGGGGCTGGCAGCAGAGCAGGAGGCACAGCTGGTACAGGCAGCCTTCCGCTGTTGCCTGGGCTGTGGGCTGCTAGATGGGGTCTTCAATGTGGAGCTCAAGCTGACTGTGGCGGGGCCGAAACTCATTGAGATCAACCCCCGCATGGGTGGCTTCTACCTGAGAGACTGGATCCTGGAGCTCTATGGTGTGGACCTACTGCTGGCTGCAGCTATGGTGGCCTGCGGCCTGCGGCCTGCGTTGCCTATGCACCCACGTGCCCGTGGCCACCTGGTGGGTGTCATGTGCCTAATGTCCCAGCACCTGCAGGTGCTGAGTTCTACCGCCAGCCGTGAGAGCCTACAGGCTCTTCATGACCAGGGCCTAGTGCGCTTCAATTTGCTGGAGGAGGTCCTGGTGCCAGGTGAATATGAGGAGCCCTACTGCAGTGTGGCCTGCACTGGGTCCAGCCTGGCTGAGGCTCGTCTCCGCCTGCTGGGCCTCTGCCAGGGTCTGGGTATCGATGGGCCCCACTACCCTGTTGCCTACTTCCTGTCCCACTTCAAATAG
- the CARNS1 gene encoding carnosine synthase 1 isoform X1 — MLSLDALGPEWDCPLGSKDLEEEEGPWGGGSGLPPLGCFPGTWRHDVGLDCKGSLEGAEARAWTVYYYSLLQSCLQQAGLPETQDRSHVPRTGYPGAEVTLCILGSPSTFLSVLLEGGVQSPGNMLLCLSPAWLTKVPAPGQPGEAILLVSKAVSFHPGGLTFLDDFVPPRRATYFLAGLGPGPGRGREAAELARDLTCPTGASAELARLLEDRLLTRRLLAQQGSVAVPATLAFTYKPPALLRGGDASPGLRLVELSGKEGQETLVKEEVGAFLHSEALGDALQVAVKLSGWRWRGQQALHLYPRVELGTVVDTVLALLEKLEEEESVLVEAVCPPARLPFPGSPPPGPGLAVRICAVVCRTQGDKPLLSKVVCSVGREDRPLRHQSSLPQTLEVALAWCGLGETAQVAVVRQRVKAAAEAALAAVLALEAGLSSEQRGGRRARTDFLGVDFALTVAGRTLTPVALELNGCLCLEACGALEGLWAARSAAAEAAAAAPIVETMLRSSARYLMEGKQLLLIGAGGVSKKFVWEAARDYGLKLHLVESDPNHFASQLVHTFIHFDVTEHRRDEENARLLAELVRARGLQLDGCFSYWDDCLVLTALLCQELGLPCSPPAAMRLAKQKSCTQLHLLRCHGPPWPAPSLHAVPCCPLESEADVEKAVHQVPLPGVMKLEFGAGAVGVRLVEDAPQCHEHFSRISRDLQGEADHPGIGLGWGNAMLLMEFVEGTEHDVDLVLFGGRLLAAFVSDNGPTRLPGFTETAACMPTGLAAEQEAQLVQAAFRCCLGCGLLDGVFNVELKLTVAGPKLIEINPRMGGFYLRDWILELYGVDLLLAAAMVACGLRPALPMHPRARGHLVGVMCLMSQHLQVLSSTASRESLQALHDQGLVRFNLLEEVLVPGEYEEPYCSVACTGSSLAEARLRLLGLCQGLGIDGPHYPVAYFLSHFK; from the exons ATG CTCTCCCTGGATGCACTGGGTCCCGAGTGGGACTGCCCCCTGGGGTCCAAGgacctggaggaagaggagggcccATGGGGAGGAGGCTCTGGCCTGCCACCCCTCGGTTGCTTCCCTGGCACCTGGCGCCACGATGTAGGCCTGGACTGCAAAGGCTCCCTTGAGGGGGCGGAGGCCCGGGCCTGGACCGTCTACTACTACAGCCTCCTGCAGAGCTGTCTGCAGCAAGCTGGCCTTCCGGAGACCCAGGACCGCAGCCATGTGCCCCGTACAG GCTACCCTGGTGCGGAGGTGACCTTATGCATTCTGGGCTCCCCCAGTACCTTTCTGTCTGTGCTGCTGGAGGGTGGGGTCCAGAGCCCGG GAAACATGCTCCTTTGCCTGTCCCCTGCTTGGCTGACGAAGGTGCCAGCACCTGGACAGCCGGGCGAGGCGATCCTGCTGGTCTCTAAGGCTGTGAGCTTCCATCCAGGGGGCCTGACATTCTTGGATGACTTTGTCCCCCCACGCCGAGCCACCTACTTTCTGGCGGGCCTGGGGCCGGGACCTGGCAGGGGTCGAGAGGCAGCTGAACTTGCCCGTGACCTGACCTGCCCCACAGGAGCCTCGGCTGAGCTGGCGAGGCTCTTGGAGGACAGGCTGCTGACAAGGAGACTGCTGGCTCAGCAGGGTAGTGTGGCTGTGCCAGCTACCCTGGCTTTCACCTATAAGCCACCAGCACTGCTGCGGGGAGGGGATGCCAGCCCAGGACTACGGCTGGTGGAGCTGAGCGGCAAAGAGGGCCAGGAGACGCTGGTGAAGGAGGAAGTTGGGGCCTTTCTGCACTCTGAGGCCCTGGGGGATGCCCTGCAG GTGGCTGTGAAGCTCAGTGGCTGGCGCTGGCGGGGGCAGCAGGCACTGCATCTGTACCCACGAGTAGAGCTGGGGACAGTGGTCGACACCGTGCTGGCGCTGCTagagaaactggaagaggaagagagtgtCCTGGTGGAGGCTGTGTGCCCACCTGCCCGGCTGCCCTTCCCAG GCAGTCCCCCACCTGGCCCCGGGCTGGCTGTGCGGATCTGTGCTGTGGTATGTCGCACACAGGGTGACAAGCCCCTGCTGAGCAAG GTGGTGTGCAGCGTGGGCCGTGAGGACCGGCCTCTGCGGCACCAGAGCTCCTTGCCACAGACGCTGGAGGTGGCACTGGCCTGGTGCGGCCTGGGTGAGACAGCGCAGGTGGCGGTCGTGCGGCAGCGCGTCAAGGCAGCGGCCGAGGCCGCGCTGGCCGCCGTGCTGGCCCTGGAGGCCGGCCTGAGCTCTGAGCAGCGCGGCGGGCGCCGGGCCCGCACCGACTTCCTCG GCGTGGACTTCGCGCTGACGGTGGCAGGCCGCACGCTGACCCCCGTGGCCCTGGAGCTGAACGGCTGCCTGTGTCTGGAGGCATGCGGCGCGCTCGAGGGGCTATGGGCCGCGCGGTCGGctgcggcggaggcggcggcggccgcgccgATCGTGGAGACCATGCTGCGGAGCTCGGCGCGCTACCTCATGGAGGGCAAGCAGCTGCTGCTAATCGGCGCGGGCGGCGTCAGCAAGAAGTTCGTGTGGGAGGCAGCGCGAGACTACGGGCTCaag TTGCACCTGGTGGAGTCAGACCCCAACCACTTTGCATCCCAGCTGGTGCACACTTTCATCCACTTTGATGTGACGGAGCACCGGAGGGATGAAGAGAACGCAAGGTTGCTGGCAGAACTGGTGCGGGCACGTGGCCTGCAGTTAGATGGCTGCTTCTCCTACTGGGATGACTGCCTTGTGCTCACGGCCTTGCTCTGCCAGGAGCTGGGTCTGCCCTGCAGCCCACCGGCTGCCATGCGCTTGGCCAAGCAGAAGAGTTGCACCCAGCTGCACCTGTTGCGCTGCCATGGCCCACCCTGGCCTGCGCCCTCCCTCCACGCTGTGCCCTGTTGCCCGCTGGAGAGTGAAGCTGATGTGGAGAAGGCCGTCCATCAGGTGCCCCTGCCAGGTGTCATGAAGCTGGAATTTGGGGCAGGTGCAGTGGGTGTGCGGCTGGTGGAGGATGCACCGCAGTGCCATGAACATTTTTCCCGGATCTCTCGCGACCTGCAGGGTGAAGCTGACCACCCTGGCattgggctgggctggggcaaTGCCATGCTGCTGATGGAGTTCGTTGAGGGCACTGAGCATGATGTGGACCTGGTGTTGTTTGGTGGGCGACTGTTGGCTGCCTTCGTCTCCGACAATGGCCCCACAAGGCTGCCTGGCTTCACTGAGACGGCAGCCTGCATGCCCACGGGGCTGGCAGCAGAGCAGGAGGCACAGCTGGTACAGGCAGCCTTCCGCTGTTGCCTGGGCTGTGGGCTGCTAGATGGGGTCTTCAATGTGGAGCTCAAGCTGACTGTGGCGGGGCCGAAACTCATTGAGATCAACCCCCGCATGGGTGGCTTCTACCTGAGAGACTGGATCCTGGAGCTCTATGGTGTGGACCTACTGCTGGCTGCAGCTATGGTGGCCTGCGGCCTGCGGCCTGCGTTGCCTATGCACCCACGTGCCCGTGGCCACCTGGTGGGTGTCATGTGCCTAATGTCCCAGCACCTGCAGGTGCTGAGTTCTACCGCCAGCCGTGAGAGCCTACAGGCTCTTCATGACCAGGGCCTAGTGCGCTTCAATTTGCTGGAGGAGGTCCTGGTGCCAGGTGAATATGAGGAGCCCTACTGCAGTGTGGCCTGCACTGGGTCCAGCCTGGCTGAGGCTCGTCTCCGCCTGCTGGGCCTCTGCCAGGGTCTGGGTATCGATGGGCCCCACTACCCTGTTGCCTACTTCCTGTCCCACTTCAAATAG